A stretch of Candidatus Saganbacteria bacterium DNA encodes these proteins:
- a CDS encoding DUF86 domain-containing protein: MFNLNTFAKHLDELGKYLKYLKILQKHNKESAVNNWQVYGLIERYLHLSIECCFSLGEQVISNYGLRLPSDYNDIINILCENKVISKKLAKDLEGIAGFRNILVHGYAKIDRELVYKHLKNDLSKLNSFAKSLAAYVKV; encoded by the coding sequence ATGTTTAATCTAAATACTTTCGCAAAGCACTTGGATGAATTAGGCAAATATTTAAAGTACTTAAAGATCCTGCAAAAACATAATAAAGAATCCGCAGTTAATAATTGGCAGGTCTATGGCCTTATCGAAAGGTATTTGCATTTGTCTATCGAATGCTGTTTCAGTTTGGGGGAGCAAGTTATAAGTAATTATGGGCTTCGCTTGCCAAGCGATTACAACGATATCATAAATATTTTATGCGAAAACAAAGTGATATCCAAAAAATTGGCAAAAGATCTTGAAGGGATAGCCGGTTTCAGGAATATTTTAGTCCATGGTTATGCTAAAATCGACAGGGAATTGGTTTATAAGCATCTCAAAAACGATCTTTCCAAACTAAACAGTTTTGCAAAAAGCCTAGCGGCTTATGTTAAGGTTTAG
- a CDS encoding glycosyltransferase family 2 protein, which produces MNEMNPKIIVVMPAYNAEKTLEKTFNDIPKEWAGEVILGDDCSKDGTIKLASKLGIHSIRTPRNLGYGGNQKMLYREALAHGADIVVMLHPDWQYDATKIPEMVKPIINKEKDIMLGSRVLGGGMNTLAGGMPIWKYISNVFLTLCENLTFRLGLSEYHTGFRAYSRYALESVDFANNSDDFVFDTELLAKAARVKLSVGEIPVPCRYFPEASSVDFLRSTTYGLQTLWVCMKYLLKII; this is translated from the coding sequence ATAAATGAGATGAATCCAAAGATTATTGTCGTCATGCCGGCGTATAATGCCGAAAAAACCCTTGAGAAAACCTTTAACGATATCCCAAAAGAGTGGGCGGGTGAGGTGATCCTAGGCGATGACTGCTCAAAAGACGGCACTATAAAGCTCGCTTCCAAGTTAGGGATCCATTCAATAAGGACGCCGCGCAATTTGGGATACGGCGGCAACCAAAAAATGCTTTACCGCGAAGCCCTCGCCCATGGCGCGGACATTGTCGTTATGCTCCATCCCGATTGGCAGTATGATGCGACAAAGATCCCTGAAATGGTAAAGCCCATCATAAACAAAGAAAAAGATATCATGCTGGGATCGCGCGTTCTGGGCGGCGGTATGAACACTTTGGCGGGTGGGATGCCCATTTGGAAATATATTTCAAATGTCTTTTTGACATTATGCGAAAATTTGACATTCAGGCTTGGGCTTTCAGAATATCATACGGGGTTTAGGGCATACTCAAGATACGCCTTGGAATCGGTCGATTTCGCAAATAATTCCGATGATTTTGTTTTTGATACCGAATTGTTGGCAAAAGCCGCGAGGGTAAAACTTTCTGTCGGCGAGATCCCTGTTCCCTGCAGGTATTTTCCCGAAGCGTCTTCGGTTGATTTTTTAAGAAGCACAACTTACGGGCTTCAAACTCTCTGGGTTTGCATGAAATATTTGTTGAAAATTATCTGA
- the hflX gene encoding GTPase HflX, with protein MEKAILVSVKLKSERISLDESLNELKQLARTADAFVLDVLTQNRERPDVKYFLGEGKVSELKELCEKKEADLIIFDHDIHASQTRNLENFLGIKVINRTELILDIFAQHAHSREGKLQVALAQAEYRLTRLSGHGIELSRLGGGIGTRGPGETKLEVDRRRINAEISKLKHELKKVSESRKLLRQKRKSSEIKTISLIGYTNAGKSTLMNMLSKSNLLTQDKLFATLDPVTRRIYLPSGKVALLTDTVGFIRKLPHNLVSAFHATLEETIEADVLLHVVDASSPYKEDQMEAVYDVLEELKIYSKPIITVFNKIDKLENLAALKKFAEKFKPYSFISALDKESQTELITLLDEQISH; from the coding sequence ATGGAAAAAGCCATCTTGGTCTCCGTAAAGCTCAAATCCGAAAGAATTTCTCTCGACGAATCCCTCAATGAATTAAAACAATTGGCGCGCACGGCGGACGCTTTTGTCCTCGACGTTTTAACGCAGAACAGGGAGCGTCCCGACGTTAAATATTTCTTGGGCGAAGGCAAAGTCAGCGAGCTAAAAGAGCTTTGCGAAAAAAAAGAAGCCGATCTTATCATTTTCGACCATGATATCCACGCCTCCCAGACAAGGAACCTGGAAAATTTCCTCGGAATAAAAGTGATCAACCGTACGGAACTGATCTTGGATATATTCGCACAGCACGCGCATTCGAGGGAAGGAAAACTCCAGGTTGCATTAGCTCAAGCTGAATACAGGTTGACCAGGCTTTCCGGCCACGGGATAGAACTTTCAAGATTAGGCGGGGGCATAGGGACAAGAGGCCCCGGGGAAACAAAACTGGAAGTCGACCGAAGAAGAATTAATGCCGAAATTTCGAAATTAAAGCATGAGTTAAAAAAAGTGAGCGAAAGCCGCAAGCTTTTGCGCCAAAAAAGGAAATCTTCCGAAATTAAAACTATCTCGCTTATAGGTTATACTAACGCGGGCAAATCGACTTTGATGAATATGCTTTCAAAATCGAATTTATTGACGCAGGATAAACTATTCGCGACCCTTGATCCGGTAACACGCAGGATATATCTCCCATCGGGCAAAGTCGCGCTATTGACAGATACTGTCGGCTTTATCAGAAAACTTCCGCACAATTTGGTTTCGGCTTTCCATGCGACGCTGGAAGAAACAATCGAGGCCGATGTCCTGCTTCATGTGGTCGACGCTTCGTCGCCTTATAAAGAAGACCAAATGGAAGCGGTATATGATGTACTTGAGGAACTAAAAATCTATTCGAAGCCGATAATTACTGTCTTTAACAAGATAGATAAATTGGAAAACTTGGCCGCTCTTAAGAAATTCGCGGAAAAATTCAAGCCTTACTCTTTTATTTCCGCTCTTGATAAAGAAAGCCAAACAGAACTCATTACACTACTCGATGAGCAGATTTCGCACTAA
- a CDS encoding prepilin-type N-terminal cleavage/methylation domain-containing protein, whose product MSRKARGFTMIELVVVIAILALVVLGSSLYTNFINSIKIDGAASKLAADIRYAQSMSMSTATWYGVSIEANPQNRYMIYSTTGIADSIIEDPARFGSNFIVNTLQDFNASISSVNIGGGRKVEFSPLGAPYSDKLGQLITAEGIISLMSGSYSKTVRITPNTGRVNIQ is encoded by the coding sequence ATGAGCAGAAAAGCCCGCGGTTTCACAATGATCGAATTGGTCGTTGTGATCGCAATCCTTGCGCTTGTAGTTTTAGGGTCATCGCTGTACACAAACTTTATAAACAGCATAAAAATAGACGGAGCCGCAAGCAAGCTGGCGGCGGACATCAGATATGCGCAGAGCATGTCTATGAGCACGGCAACATGGTATGGCGTAAGTATAGAGGCAAATCCTCAAAATCGTTATATGATTTATTCTACAACCGGGATTGCCGATTCAATAATTGAAGATCCAGCGCGCTTTGGAAGCAATTTTATCGTAAATACTTTGCAGGATTTTAATGCGTCTATTTCTTCGGTAAATATTGGCGGAGGGAGAAAAGTCGAGTTCAGCCCGCTTGGCGCGCCTTATTCCGACAAGCTCGGCCAATTGATCACGGCCGAAGGGATAATATCTCTTATGTCCGGCTCTTACTCAAAAACTGTAAGGATCACTCCAAATACGGGACGAGTTAATATACAATGA
- a CDS encoding glycosyltransferase family 39 protein — protein MKKTIIFLLLILSLHVALRIPFLNVPLERDEGAYGYVAQRILAGDAMYKDAVDHKPPLIYFIYASFIKLFGSSILAIRLPTLLYSLLTTLAIFLVGRLWVSESLGTLAAFLYALFSGGPLIQGSTSNTETFMVLPLVLAVLFFLKYKRKENLWLLFISGLFSGIAILIKQGAILNFFVLFCFIFILNDNDYHYQNVHFNIKNIKRAFLLLSGFLVFPILVAIFLFLSSNLKDAIFCNIFLNKEYAASFRGGLIANLSYGFQALRSQMELENGPLWLLSIASIFFIVKKDRSHTNNLVLFWLIVPFIGVFLTGRYFGHYFIHFMPGLCLLSAYSILKIKENINYYSKAAILVILLFLSINIAAFQYPFYLKYSKDEISTSEYRSREFVASFYAAEELKKSLKPGDNILVWSANPEIYFYLGKKSPTKYFNYLPWMQKAERDDEILKNIINSKPDYIVREPFSAPNKALDGLLSKIYSPYMRVDNVLVYKL, from the coding sequence TTGAAAAAAACAATAATATTTTTGTTGCTTATTTTGAGCCTGCATGTTGCGTTAAGGATACCTTTCCTAAATGTCCCGCTTGAGCGCGATGAGGGAGCATACGGATATGTCGCGCAAAGGATCCTAGCGGGGGACGCTATGTATAAAGATGCAGTCGACCATAAGCCCCCGCTTATTTACTTTATTTATGCGTCATTCATAAAATTATTTGGAAGCTCAATACTGGCAATAAGGCTGCCAACGCTTTTATATTCGCTCTTAACCACTCTTGCGATATTTCTTGTCGGAAGATTATGGGTGTCAGAGAGCTTGGGGACTTTGGCGGCTTTCCTGTATGCTTTATTTTCTGGCGGGCCGCTAATACAAGGATCGACATCGAATACAGAAACTTTTATGGTTTTGCCGCTTGTTCTGGCAGTATTATTTTTTCTGAAATATAAACGGAAAGAAAATTTATGGCTTTTGTTTATATCGGGCTTATTCTCTGGGATCGCGATCTTAATTAAGCAAGGCGCTATTTTGAATTTTTTTGTGTTGTTTTGTTTTATATTTATTCTAAATGATAATGACTATCATTATCAAAATGTGCATTTTAATATAAAAAATATTAAAAGAGCATTCTTATTACTTTCGGGTTTCCTCGTTTTTCCGATCTTAGTTGCAATTTTTCTGTTTCTTTCGAGCAACCTAAAGGACGCCATATTCTGCAATATTTTCTTGAACAAGGAATATGCGGCTTCATTTAGAGGCGGATTGATTGCGAACCTGTCCTACGGTTTTCAGGCCTTAAGAAGCCAAATGGAACTTGAGAACGGACCTCTATGGTTGCTTTCTATCGCCAGCATTTTCTTTATTGTCAAAAAAGACAGATCGCATACAAACAATCTTGTTCTATTTTGGTTGATCGTCCCGTTTATCGGTGTTTTTCTGACCGGGAGATATTTTGGCCATTATTTTATCCATTTTATGCCGGGACTTTGTTTATTGTCCGCGTATTCTATTTTAAAAATAAAAGAGAATATCAACTATTATTCTAAAGCTGCGATCTTGGTAATACTTTTGTTCTTGTCAATTAATATCGCGGCATTCCAATATCCGTTCTATCTAAAATATTCAAAAGATGAGATATCAACAAGCGAATACAGGAGCCGGGAGTTCGTTGCTTCTTTCTATGCGGCGGAAGAATTAAAGAAAAGTTTGAAGCCAGGCGATAATATCCTCGTATGGTCAGCCAACCCCGAAATATATTTTTATTTGGGCAAGAAGTCGCCGACAAAGTATTTCAACTATCTGCCTTGGATGCAAAAAGCCGAAAGAGACGATGAGATCTTAAAAAATATTATCAACTCAAAGCCGGACTATATTGTTAGGGAGCCATTTTCCGCGCCAAACAAGGCATTAGACGGCCTCCTTTCAAAAATTTATTCGCCTTACATGCGAGTAGACAATGTCCTTGTTTATAAACTATAA
- a CDS encoding nucleotidyltransferase domain-containing protein gives MKNTNKLFSKFPIIAVYLFGSKAAKKRTSPISDYDFGVLLSKKAAKSSYLDIKLKLTAELVGAAACDHVDVVLLNEAPLLLKYEIIKNGKLIYDNNSVKRAQLLFETLREYLDWDYLQKIMSKSLIKRTALKGLNV, from the coding sequence ATGAAAAATACAAATAAATTATTTAGCAAGTTTCCTATTATTGCTGTGTATTTATTTGGATCTAAGGCGGCAAAAAAGAGAACTAGTCCGATCAGCGATTATGATTTTGGAGTGCTTCTTTCTAAAAAGGCAGCGAAATCCTCATATCTTGATATTAAGTTGAAACTAACGGCAGAATTGGTTGGAGCTGCTGCGTGCGATCATGTCGACGTTGTTTTGCTGAACGAAGCGCCATTGCTATTAAAATATGAAATAATAAAAAACGGGAAACTTATTTATGATAATAACTCGGTTAAAAGGGCGCAGCTATTATTTGAGACATTAAGGGAATATCTTGACTGGGATTATCTGCAAAAGATCATGTCAAAATCTCTTATTAAACGAACAGCTTTAAAAGGCTTAAATGTTTAA
- the tadA gene encoding Flp pilus assembly complex ATPase component TadA, with product MSEKKKDLRTAFVKSGLLTEDQVKNAITEGRTSGESLIYVILKKKLLDEKALLKFLEDEMDIPHVNLSTYLIDQKIIESIPPQTAKKYSVIPLFVVENSLSIAMVDPFNIKAIDEIRQKTGLDVQVMAAMPSEINSAISQYYGVAGSLEEVLSEVGKPEASGAVQSITLTEEAPIAKLVSLLLAQAIEERASDIHIDPEENRVRVRYRIDGVLHESSSPPAHLHSSIASRIKVMSGLDIAETRIPQDGRLSFDVSGREVDVRVSTYPTIYGEAVVMRLLDKKSAMLSLSDIGFSQEYLKKFEAIVRRPYGIILVTGPTGSGKTTTLYSTLNHINSPELNIMTIEDPVEYELAGIRQAQVNVKAGMIFSNALRSMLRQDPDVILVGEIRDFETARVAIEAALTGHLVFSTLHTNDAAGSLTRLTDMGVEPFLTSSATAAVLAQRLVRKICSNCKVEIKLPQAELKEFEAIKIKNPVFYHGKGCKSCHETGYLGRTSIFEIMEMSEEIRELVVARESTSKIKDAAIKSGMKTLREDGLLKVAQGVTTLDEVLRVTQLD from the coding sequence ATGTCCGAAAAAAAGAAAGACCTGCGGACCGCTTTTGTAAAGTCGGGCCTATTAACAGAAGACCAGGTGAAAAATGCGATCACAGAAGGCAGAACGTCCGGCGAATCCTTAATTTATGTCATATTAAAGAAAAAACTGCTCGACGAAAAAGCGCTCCTAAAATTCTTAGAAGACGAAATGGATATACCGCATGTAAACTTGTCGACTTATCTAATTGACCAAAAAATAATCGAATCAATCCCTCCGCAGACCGCAAAGAAATATTCGGTGATACCCCTTTTTGTGGTAGAAAATTCATTGTCTATCGCCATGGTCGATCCTTTTAATATCAAGGCTATCGATGAGATAAGGCAGAAGACAGGGCTTGACGTCCAGGTGATGGCGGCCATGCCGTCCGAAATAAATTCTGCTATTTCACAATATTATGGCGTTGCGGGAAGCCTTGAAGAGGTTTTGTCGGAAGTCGGAAAACCAGAAGCGAGCGGCGCTGTCCAAAGTATCACTTTGACGGAAGAAGCCCCGATCGCAAAGCTTGTCAGCCTGCTTTTAGCCCAGGCGATCGAAGAGAGGGCATCTGATATCCACATTGATCCTGAAGAAAACAGGGTGCGGGTAAGGTATAGGATCGACGGAGTATTGCATGAATCTTCATCGCCCCCAGCGCACCTCCATTCTTCGATCGCATCGCGCATCAAGGTCATGTCCGGCCTAGATATTGCAGAAACGAGGATCCCGCAGGACGGACGGTTGAGCTTCGATGTTTCAGGGCGGGAAGTGGATGTACGCGTCTCGACATATCCGACAATTTACGGCGAAGCGGTCGTGATGCGTCTTTTAGACAAAAAAAGCGCGATGCTTTCATTGAGCGATATCGGTTTTTCCCAAGAATACCTAAAAAAATTTGAAGCTATCGTCCGGCGCCCGTACGGGATCATTCTGGTCACGGGGCCGACAGGGTCTGGCAAAACAACAACGCTTTATTCGACATTAAACCATATTAATTCTCCTGAATTGAACATCATGACGATCGAAGACCCTGTCGAATACGAGCTTGCAGGAATAAGGCAGGCGCAGGTCAATGTAAAAGCGGGCATGATCTTTTCGAATGCGCTCCGCTCTATGCTAAGGCAGGACCCTGATGTTATCCTGGTAGGAGAGATAAGGGATTTTGAAACTGCAAGAGTTGCGATCGAGGCCGCGCTTACGGGGCATCTGGTCTTTTCAACGCTTCATACAAACGATGCGGCAGGGTCGCTCACGCGGTTGACGGATATGGGCGTTGAGCCGTTTCTGACTTCTTCCGCGACAGCCGCGGTCTTGGCCCAGAGGCTTGTTCGGAAAATATGCAGTAATTGTAAAGTTGAGATAAAGCTTCCCCAAGCCGAATTAAAAGAATTTGAAGCGATAAAGATCAAGAATCCGGTTTTCTACCATGGGAAAGGATGCAAGTCATGCCACGAAACAGGTTACCTCGGGCGGACGAGCATTTTTGAAATAATGGAGATGTCAGAAGAGATAAGAGAGCTGGTTGTTGCGCGCGAATCCACGTCGAAAATAAAAGATGCAGCGATCAAATCCGGGATGAAGACCTTAAGGGAAGACGGATTGCTAAAAGTAGCACAGGGGGTCACGACCCTTGACGAAGTCCTTCGGGTAACACAACTCGATTAA
- a CDS encoding prepilin-type N-terminal cleavage/methylation domain-containing protein has translation MNKRAAPAGRQGFTLIELIISIVVVSISFYAVISLFISVAPKSINVESWSKAAFLANRVLEETVAKDFNNISSVAATSFASPFSNFEFQITVDYVTTSEPDVVSAQATPYKRVKVRVWGGIGAQAELVNLVTNYGF, from the coding sequence ATGAATAAGAGAGCCGCGCCTGCCGGCAGACAGGGATTTACATTAATTGAGCTTATTATTTCCATTGTTGTGGTCTCGATCTCGTTTTATGCCGTAATTTCCCTGTTCATTTCTGTCGCCCCAAAAAGCATCAACGTCGAAAGTTGGTCAAAAGCTGCGTTTCTTGCAAACAGGGTGCTTGAAGAGACCGTTGCAAAAGATTTCAACAATATTTCATCTGTTGCCGCAACTAGCTTTGCATCGCCCTTTAGCAATTTTGAGTTCCAGATAACGGTTGATTATGTTACGACATCCGAGCCTGATGTCGTGTCGGCCCAAGCTACTCCCTATAAGAGGGTTAAAGTCAGGGTTTGGGGCGGGATCGGGGCCCAAGCCGAACTTGTCAATTTGGTGACGAATTATGGTTTCTAA
- a CDS encoding YfhO family protein produces MKKNIWPFIAFFIVTAVFFFRFLDGAEVFAFKDLSRYFYPLRHLMVDQVRSGHLPLWNPYVFCGMPLLATLQTCFFYPLSIIYYLLPFDLAFNYYIVIHYFLAACFMYLLMKHYKASNVSAFFSGIIFAFSGYLLSVANMNTSLSSVIWLPLVILFWDKAINPPPLILPLDKGEMSRRDSGGVLNFGFLISVLSLMFLGGEPTIIYMTLWLMLFYGLSFSKDYFKVIKTLIIAGLITIGVVSIQFIPFAELVLHSDRTTLTQFSLVSMRSLPPREIVNFILPFFYGNLLRPGSYVESILGNHNQDWLISTYIGFIPLMFAFIGILNKGGKSKFYLASAAFSILMAFGSYTPLYHLLYCITPGISMIRFPVKYLFIAFFSVSILSGFGFEYVKQKFQDKKWLFNASIILGAAFILLSFGYFALIKGQSRIMLYYYTKHKSLPPFIIEQILLNIKFNLVSFSNLCLVVFLSAFSFYAAYKGFLRKSFFFLLIIGVCLLDLFSVNSSLNFPCDKSVYEKITPNIKLLAADPGIFRFYYSPSFEAFNRMVYGVDFDKGLIESKDRLVANKMMPYKLSDFYGYESILLSDYRNYAVSSWKDLLSKDRRVLDSLNIKYIIEKNPLDFPNLKLLNRTEYFFGRAYLHENLEYLPRAFAADSPDFISGKGINASAAKILEYKDQSLKVRTSSKKPAYLLLSDTYYPGWKATVDGKEAEIKKARPIFRAVKIPAGEHIVRFYYDPFSLKLGALVSLIAISGLIFFMIKKGRRN; encoded by the coding sequence ATGAAAAAAAATATTTGGCCCTTTATTGCTTTCTTTATTGTGACGGCCGTTTTTTTCTTCAGGTTTTTGGACGGGGCCGAAGTCTTCGCGTTTAAGGACCTATCCAGGTATTTTTATCCCTTAAGGCATTTGATGGTGGATCAAGTGCGATCCGGCCATTTGCCGCTTTGGAACCCCTATGTATTTTGCGGCATGCCATTGCTTGCGACGCTTCAAACATGCTTTTTTTATCCGTTAAGCATAATTTACTATTTATTGCCTTTTGATCTTGCTTTCAATTACTATATTGTCATCCATTACTTCTTAGCCGCTTGCTTCATGTATCTCTTGATGAAGCATTACAAGGCTTCAAATGTTTCTGCGTTCTTTTCGGGCATTATTTTCGCTTTTTCCGGATACCTTTTATCAGTCGCCAACATGAACACATCGCTTTCGTCCGTCATTTGGCTGCCGCTTGTTATATTGTTTTGGGATAAGGCAATAAATCCACCCCCTCTCATTCTCCCCCTTGATAAGGGGGAAATGTCCCGAAGGGACAGTGGGGGTGTTTTGAATTTCGGATTTCTGATTTCGGTACTCTCCCTTATGTTCCTGGGCGGAGAACCTACTATTATATATATGACTCTCTGGCTAATGCTGTTCTACGGCCTATCTTTTTCAAAAGATTACTTCAAAGTAATAAAAACTCTCATTATCGCAGGTTTAATAACGATCGGTGTTGTTTCGATACAATTTATTCCATTCGCCGAGTTGGTCTTGCATTCTGATAGGACAACATTGACCCAATTCAGCCTGGTATCAATGAGATCTCTTCCTCCAAGGGAGATCGTGAATTTTATCCTGCCTTTTTTTTACGGGAATCTCTTGAGGCCTGGAAGTTATGTAGAAAGCATCTTAGGGAACCACAACCAGGATTGGCTTATTTCAACATACATCGGGTTTATTCCTCTCATGTTCGCATTTATCGGCATATTAAATAAAGGGGGAAAAAGCAAGTTTTATCTTGCTTCGGCGGCTTTTTCTATCCTAATGGCATTCGGCAGCTATACTCCTCTATATCATCTCCTTTACTGCATAACCCCCGGCATATCAATGATCCGCTTCCCCGTAAAATATCTTTTTATCGCATTTTTTTCGGTCTCGATCCTTTCGGGCTTCGGATTTGAATATGTGAAACAAAAGTTCCAGGACAAGAAATGGCTTTTTAATGCATCAATTATATTGGGTGCGGCTTTTATTTTGCTTTCGTTCGGGTATTTTGCGCTAATAAAAGGGCAATCGAGGATAATGCTGTATTATTATACTAAGCATAAAAGCCTGCCGCCGTTCATTATTGAGCAGATACTCTTGAACATAAAGTTCAATCTGGTCAGTTTTTCGAATTTATGCCTGGTTGTTTTTTTGTCGGCGTTTTCATTTTACGCGGCCTACAAAGGATTTTTAAGGAAAAGCTTCTTTTTTCTGCTGATAATAGGCGTTTGCCTGCTTGATCTTTTTTCTGTCAACTCCTCGCTTAATTTCCCGTGCGACAAGTCAGTGTATGAGAAAATAACCCCAAATATCAAGCTATTGGCTGCAGATCCAGGGATTTTCCGCTTTTATTATTCCCCAAGCTTTGAAGCTTTCAATCGTATGGTTTATGGGGTTGATTTTGACAAGGGCCTGATCGAATCAAAAGACCGGCTGGTTGCGAATAAAATGATGCCATATAAATTATCCGATTTTTACGGATATGAATCGATCCTCCTTAGCGATTATAGGAATTATGCGGTTTCTTCATGGAAAGACCTGCTCTCAAAGGACAGGAGGGTGCTCGATTCTTTAAATATAAAATATATTATCGAAAAAAACCCTTTGGATTTTCCAAATTTGAAGCTGTTGAACCGTACGGAGTATTTTTTTGGCCGCGCATATTTACATGAAAACCTGGAATATTTGCCTCGGGCATTCGCGGCAGATTCCCCCGATTTTATTTCTGGAAAAGGCATAAATGCTTCTGCGGCAAAGATACTTGAATATAAAGACCAGAGCCTAAAAGTGAGAACATCATCCAAAAAGCCGGCATATCTGCTTTTAAGCGATACATATTATCCCGGCTGGAAAGCAACAGTTGACGGCAAGGAAGCTGAAATAAAGAAGGCTAGGCCGATTTTTAGGGCGGTAAAGATCCCAGCCGGCGAACATATTGTGCGGTTTTATTATGATCCGTTTTCGCTTAAACTTGGCGCGCTTGTTAGTTTGATTGCAATTTCCGGATTGATATTCTTTATGATAAAAAAAGGAAGGCGCAATTGA
- a CDS encoding type II secretion system F family protein translates to MPTFNYKAKDKFGADVSGAMEAQTSLSAATRLNEMGYTPITIIKQEASLFSVIEGFASRFQPVRQDEMIVFVRQLSSILAAGVPLLESLTAVYEQVQSPRFKKVIFALRQDIEGGSSFSEALSNHKNVFSQMFISMVHAGERAGILGEVLDRLGTLLERDFDNAQKIKSATRYPLIIIAALITAFIVVITLVIPKFSDLYSSFKIDLPLPTRILIGLNYFMLHYWIISAAIIMAFVYFLRRFFSTGFGRMMLDTNVLKIPVFGQLLKKLILARFCRMLGAMLKSGIPITEALTITGGTIENQLLAKVVEGVRLEVIKGSGLSEPMREAKVFPPLVVQMVAIGEKSGALESMLSKVADYFDRDTDYTIKNLTPLLEPFLILILGIFVLVLALGVFLPMWDMIKIAK, encoded by the coding sequence ATGCCAACATTCAATTATAAGGCCAAGGACAAATTCGGCGCCGACGTTAGCGGCGCGATGGAAGCGCAGACATCCTTATCCGCCGCTACCCGTTTAAACGAAATGGGATATACGCCGATAACCATTATAAAACAGGAAGCCTCTTTATTTTCCGTGATCGAAGGCTTTGCAAGCCGTTTTCAGCCGGTAAGGCAGGACGAAATGATCGTTTTTGTCCGGCAGCTTTCATCTATTCTTGCGGCAGGTGTGCCTCTTTTGGAGTCACTCACAGCAGTCTACGAGCAGGTGCAAAGCCCAAGGTTTAAAAAAGTGATCTTTGCTTTAAGGCAGGATATAGAAGGGGGATCAAGCTTTTCGGAAGCGCTCTCGAACCATAAAAATGTATTTTCACAGATGTTCATCTCAATGGTCCATGCGGGCGAACGCGCAGGGATATTGGGAGAAGTGCTCGATAGGCTGGGGACGCTTTTGGAAAGGGACTTTGATAATGCGCAGAAGATAAAATCCGCAACGCGCTACCCCCTGATAATAATTGCAGCCCTAATAACCGCGTTCATAGTTGTTATAACGCTTGTTATCCCAAAATTTTCAGACCTCTACTCAAGCTTTAAGATCGATCTGCCTCTTCCTACAAGAATACTCATCGGATTGAATTATTTCATGCTTCATTATTGGATCATTTCAGCCGCAATTATCATGGCCTTTGTTTACTTTTTGAGGAGATTTTTTAGCACGGGATTTGGAAGGATGATGCTCGATACTAATGTATTGAAAATACCGGTATTCGGACAACTGTTAAAAAAACTTATCTTGGCGAGGTTCTGCCGGATGCTTGGGGCAATGCTTAAATCAGGCATCCCGATAACAGAGGCCCTCACAATTACTGGAGGGACGATCGAAAATCAGCTTCTCGCAAAAGTGGTCGAGGGCGTCAGGCTCGAGGTCATTAAGGGCAGCGGGCTGTCGGAGCCCATGCGCGAAGCGAAAGTATTCCCTCCGCTTGTAGTGCAAATGGTCGCGATAGGCGAAAAATCAGGGGCGCTTGAATCGATGCTTTCAAAAGTTGCGGATTATTTTGACCGGGATACGGATTATACGATAAAAAACTTGACCCCTCTTCTTGAACCGTTCCTTATATTGATCCTGGGTATTTTTGTCCTGGTTTTGGCGTTGGGAGTCTTTTTGCCGATGTGGGACATGATAAAGATCGCAAAGTAG
- a CDS encoding response regulator, which yields MAKILIIEDEKDTVSALSIRLKASGYEVLAAYDGIEGLDMARNEHPDAILLDIMLPKLDGYKVSRMLKFDEKYKSIPIIIVTAKSDESQRRMGAEVGADAYIAKPFNPEELMNKLKEVLAQKKEN from the coding sequence ATGGCTAAAATATTGATCATTGAGGACGAAAAAGACACGGTTTCGGCTCTTTCCATCCGGCTGAAGGCGTCAGGCTATGAGGTATTAGCCGCGTACGACGGGATTGAGGGCCTTGACATGGCTCGAAATGAACATCCAGATGCGATCCTTTTGGATATCATGCTTCCAAAGCTCGACGGATACAAAGTCAGCCGAATGCTCAAGTTCGACGAAAAATACAAATCTATCCCTATAATAATCGTGACGGCAAAATCTGATGAATCCCAGAGAAGGATGGGCGCCGAGGTCGGCGCCGACGCGTATATCGCAAAGCCCTTTAACCCCGAAGAATTGATGAACAAGCTCAAGGAAGTCCTGGCGCAAAAAAAGGAAAATTGA